Proteins encoded in a region of the Syntrophorhabdaceae bacterium genome:
- a CDS encoding hydrogenase iron-sulfur subunit yields the protein MSGVDPKGELKIVGFLCNWCSYGGADTAGVSRFKQPTDLRIIRVPCSGRVDPLFIVKALLNGADGVLVSGCHPRDCHYSDGNFYARRRLEMLKRLLSFLGIDNRRFHYTWISASEGARWQQTVKDFTEVIHKLGPLNLKREA from the coding sequence ATGTCTGGGGTAGACCCTAAGGGAGAATTAAAAATAGTAGGATTTCTTTGTAACTGGTGTTCATATGGCGGTGCAGATACTGCTGGTGTCAGTCGTTTTAAACAGCCAACTGACCTCCGCATAATCAGGGTTCCATGTTCAGGAAGGGTAGATCCGCTTTTTATTGTAAAGGCTCTTTTAAATGGCGCAGATGGTGTTCTTGTATCAGGTTGTCACCCAAGGGATTGTCATTATTCAGATGGGAATTTCTATGCGAGAAGAAGACTTGAGATGTTAAAAAGGCTCCTCTCATTTCTGGGTATAGATAACAGGAGATTTCATTATACATGGATCTCTGCATCAGAAGGTGCAAGATGGCAGCAGACAGTAAAAGACTTTACAGAGGTAATCCATAAGTTAGGCCCGTTGAATCTTAAAAGGGAGGCTTAA
- a CDS encoding CoB--CoM heterodisulfide reductase iron-sulfur subunit B family protein produces MADKRYAYYSGCSLEGTAMEYDKSVRLIFDALGVNYVEPDDWSCCGSTPAHTVDHVFAAALAARNLSIIEKMGLDTVTAPCPACLMAFKKAQYFMEQDEGFKEKVNALLDERYDCGVYAKSTLQVLYEDVGLEAIAKRVTHIIPDMKVAPYYGCITNRPPKIAQFDDPENPISMDRIISALGIEVCDFAFKVECCGAAFGVPKKEMVNRLSNKVIAMAIDAGANCIAVACPLCQQNLDLRQEQINQTTGSNYNIPVLYFSQIMGLAFGYTPKEVGLDKLIVNADHFARSRITKEQYEELKQQQQSAKKKDVKKQETAEEENP; encoded by the coding sequence ATGGCTGATAAGAGATACGCATATTATTCAGGATGTTCCCTTGAGGGAACTGCAATGGAGTATGACAAGTCAGTAAGGCTTATTTTTGATGCCTTAGGTGTCAATTATGTTGAGCCGGATGACTGGAGTTGCTGTGGCTCTACGCCTGCCCATACAGTAGACCATGTCTTTGCAGCAGCCCTTGCTGCAAGAAATCTATCTATAATAGAAAAGATGGGGTTGGATACAGTAACAGCCCCTTGCCCTGCATGTCTAATGGCATTCAAGAAGGCACAATATTTTATGGAGCAGGACGAGGGATTCAAGGAAAAGGTCAATGCCCTTCTTGATGAAAGATACGATTGTGGAGTATATGCAAAATCCACTCTTCAGGTTCTATATGAGGATGTTGGCTTAGAGGCAATAGCAAAAAGGGTAACCCATATCATCCCTGATATGAAGGTTGCACCATACTATGGATGTATTACCAATAGACCTCCAAAGATTGCCCAGTTCGATGACCCAGAGAATCCCATATCTATGGATAGGATAATATCTGCATTGGGTATTGAGGTTTGTGACTTTGCCTTTAAGGTAGAGTGCTGTGGTGCTGCCTTTGGTGTGCCTAAGAAGGAGATGGTAAACAGGTTATCAAACAAGGTAATTGCTATGGCCATCGATGCAGGGGCAAACTGTATAGCAGTTGCATGTCCCTTATGCCAGCAGAATCTGGACTTAAGACAGGAACAGATAAATCAGACTACAGGTTCAAATTATAATATACCTGTTCTATATTTTTCCCAAATAATGGGACTTGCTTTTGGATATACACCAAAAGAGGTAGGATTGGATAAACTTATTGTAAATGCTGATCACTTTGCCCGTTCCCGTATTACGAAAGAACAGTACGAAGAGTTGAAGCAGCAACAGCAAAGTGCAAAAAAGAAGGATGTAAAAAAACAAGAGACTGCAGAAGAGGAGAACCCATAG
- a CDS encoding 4Fe-4S dicluster domain-containing protein yields MIEIGFLKKENLKAFLKELSGKYVVYTPIAEDDIVSFKPFTEGKDICLDRPANLSPKSVIFPQCETLFNYTFSKKEENPDKVDVKLDEKMDFKDTVIFGARPCDAKGFNIYDRVYKDSDIPDPYYTGRREKTWIIGLACPAPSPGCFCVSVGGGPADKEGSDILITELQNGYVLEPVTEKGKALIQSGLIEDGKGYLQEAQKRQEDTTQKIKNPFTKTGKPQISQKIFNDDEFWEKALSKCVSCAACTFLCPTCYCFNITDEKRLKEGERIRSWDSCMFFHFTLEASGHNPRPKKFNRFKNRVGHKFVYYPEKYNGIIACCGCGRCIRYCPVSVDISKIVDDLSETVTEESNITSNGGKA; encoded by the coding sequence ATGATAGAGATAGGTTTTCTCAAAAAAGAGAATTTAAAGGCATTTTTAAAGGAGCTTTCAGGAAAGTATGTTGTGTATACCCCCATTGCAGAGGATGATATAGTTTCCTTTAAACCATTTACAGAGGGAAAAGACATATGCCTCGACAGGCCAGCCAACCTCTCACCTAAATCAGTGATATTTCCTCAATGTGAGACTCTTTTTAATTATACATTCTCCAAGAAAGAAGAAAATCCTGATAAGGTGGATGTTAAACTCGATGAAAAGATGGATTTTAAAGATACTGTCATCTTTGGTGCAAGACCTTGTGATGCAAAGGGCTTTAATATCTATGATAGGGTGTATAAGGATTCTGATATACCTGACCCTTATTATACAGGGAGACGAGAGAAGACATGGATAATAGGACTTGCATGTCCTGCTCCATCACCGGGTTGTTTTTGCGTATCTGTAGGTGGTGGACCAGCAGACAAGGAAGGTTCTGACATATTGATTACGGAACTCCAGAACGGATATGTATTAGAGCCTGTAACAGAAAAAGGCAAGGCATTGATACAGTCAGGTCTTATAGAAGATGGTAAGGGTTATCTTCAAGAAGCACAGAAAAGACAAGAAGATACAACGCAAAAGATAAAAAATCCTTTCACAAAAACAGGAAAACCGCAGATATCACAAAAGATTTTTAATGATGATGAATTTTGGGAAAAGGCATTGAGCAAATGCGTGAGTTGTGCTGCCTGCACATTCCTTTGTCCTACATGTTATTGTTTTAATATAACCGATGAAAAAAGGCTAAAAGAGGGAGAAAGGATAAGAAGCTGGGATTCATGTATGTTCTTCCATTTTACCCTTGAGGCGAGTGGTCACAATCCAAGGCCAAAGAAATTCAACAGATTTAAAAACAGAGTAGGACACAAGTTTGTGTATTATCCTGAAAAATATAACGGCATAATTGCATGCTGCGGTTGTGGCAGATGTATTAGATACTGTCCTGTCTCGGTTGATATAAGCAAGATTGTAGATGACTTAAGCGAGACTGTTACCGAAGAATCCAATATAACATCTAATGGGGGAAAGGCATGA
- a CDS encoding CoB--CoM heterodisulfide reductase iron-sulfur subunit A family protein, whose amino-acid sequence MRVGVFICHCGNNIAGTVDVKAVAEEIRKIPGVAHATTYMYTCSEPGQDEIKQAIKQYNLNRIVVAACSPRMHELTFRRTIEKAGLNKYYFEMANIREHISWVGENKEANTKKAIDVITMAVAKVMQDKPLFSSSFKINKRVLVIGGGVAGMQAALDCGDGGLEVVLVEKSPSVGGMMSRLDKTFPTIDCSICILGPKMVDVAQHDKIKLYAYSEIEDIKGYVGNYQIKIRKKATYVDWTKCTGCGACMEKCPSKNAYDYFNFGVAPTKAINIPFPQAIPKKAKIDPNYCRQFTKGKCGVCAKICPTKAINYEMQDEIVTEEVGAIIVASGYSLLDLDRLPEYGGGRYPDVISGIQYERLLNASGPTAGHILRPSDHTEPKTVVFVACAGSRDKSIGIPYCSNFCCMYIAKQAILTKDHIPDSQSYVFYMDIRSPGKGYDEFTRRAQEDYGVKYIRGRVSRIYPKGNKMVVRGADTLLGTQVEIEADLVVLGTAVLSNPDAARLAEKLHISYDTFGFYVESHPKLRPVETNTSGVFLAGACQGPKDIPASVGQGSAAASKVLALFSKDMLESDPAVAKVDINKCVGCLKCVRTCPFQAIKDKELRDGRIVADVIETVCAGCGVCTSTCPCGAIQLQHFTDNQILAEVNAICLG is encoded by the coding sequence ATGAGGGTTGGTGTCTTTATTTGTCATTGTGGTAACAATATAGCTGGCACTGTAGATGTAAAGGCAGTTGCCGAAGAGATAAGGAAGATACCTGGCGTTGCCCATGCAACTACTTATATGTATACCTGCTCAGAGCCAGGTCAGGATGAGATCAAACAGGCAATAAAACAGTATAATCTAAACAGGATTGTGGTAGCTGCATGTTCTCCCAGGATGCATGAGCTTACTTTTAGAAGGACCATAGAAAAGGCAGGGTTAAATAAATACTATTTTGAGATGGCTAATATCCGTGAGCATATATCATGGGTAGGGGAAAATAAAGAGGCCAATACAAAAAAAGCAATCGATGTCATAACTATGGCGGTTGCCAAGGTTATGCAGGATAAGCCTCTCTTTTCATCATCTTTTAAGATCAATAAAAGGGTCCTTGTCATCGGAGGCGGTGTTGCAGGTATGCAGGCTGCCCTTGACTGCGGAGACGGTGGTCTTGAGGTTGTCCTTGTAGAGAAGAGTCCCAGTGTGGGTGGCATGATGTCAAGGCTCGACAAGACATTCCCTACCATTGACTGTTCTATATGTATACTCGGGCCGAAGATGGTGGATGTAGCCCAGCATGATAAGATAAAATTATATGCCTATTCAGAGATAGAAGACATAAAGGGGTATGTAGGAAATTATCAGATTAAGATCAGAAAAAAGGCAACGTATGTGGATTGGACAAAATGCACAGGATGCGGCGCTTGTATGGAGAAGTGTCCATCCAAGAATGCCTATGATTATTTTAATTTTGGTGTAGCACCTACAAAGGCCATAAATATCCCATTTCCACAGGCAATTCCCAAGAAGGCTAAAATTGATCCCAACTATTGTAGACAATTCACAAAGGGTAAATGTGGAGTATGCGCAAAGATATGTCCAACCAAGGCAATAAACTATGAAATGCAAGATGAGATAGTTACAGAAGAGGTTGGGGCAATCATAGTGGCATCAGGATACAGCCTCCTTGACCTCGATAGATTACCAGAATACGGTGGTGGGCGTTACCCGGATGTTATATCAGGCATCCAATATGAAAGACTCCTCAATGCCTCTGGCCCTACAGCAGGACACATACTAAGGCCATCAGACCACACAGAGCCAAAGACAGTGGTGTTTGTTGCCTGTGCAGGCTCAAGGGACAAATCCATAGGCATACCGTATTGTTCTAACTTCTGCTGTATGTATATTGCAAAGCAGGCAATCTTAACTAAAGACCATATACCAGATTCACAGTCTTATGTGTTCTATATGGATATTCGGTCACCTGGTAAGGGTTATGATGAATTTACCCGTAGAGCACAGGAGGACTATGGTGTTAAATACATAAGGGGTCGTGTATCAAGGATATATCCTAAGGGCAACAAGATGGTGGTAAGGGGTGCTGACACACTCCTTGGGACACAGGTGGAGATAGAGGCAGATCTGGTAGTCCTTGGAACAGCTGTTCTCTCTAACCCTGATGCAGCAAGACTGGCAGAAAAACTCCATATATCCTACGATACATTTGGATTCTATGTAGAGAGCCATCCAAAATTGAGACCAGTGGAGACCAATACATCAGGTGTATTCCTTGCAGGTGCATGTCAAGGTCCAAAGGATATCCCTGCATCAGTTGGTCAGGGAAGTGCAGCAGCAAGTAAGGTATTGGCACTGTTCTCAAAGGATATGCTTGAATCAGACCCTGCAGTGGCAAAGGTTGATATAAATAAGTGTGTAGGATGCTTAAAATGCGTTCGAACATGTCCTTTCCAGGCTATAAAAGATAAGGAATTAAGAGATGGAAGGATTGTGGCTGATGTTATAGAGACGGTCTGTGCTGGCTGTGGAGTGTGCACATCTACATGTCCATGTGGTGCCATACAACTACAGCACTTTACAGACAACCAGATATTGGCGGAGGTTAATGCAATATGTCTGGGGTAG
- a CDS encoding 4Fe-4S dicluster domain-containing protein, which translates to MSIEKLRDVVKKVLEEVDVVIGYTEGFDKIHATPHFIDSPQEIDKLIWSPICVHNLTTYLPSLKKKVGVVVKGCDSRTIVQYMQEGLINRDNVKIIGIPCQGVISIKRLSKAIDYANIDDIIFDNDKVIVKTDKGDKTIALADIMPDKCKTCQYPTPVIYDYLVGDQIKSNKPEEGVYEDILELDKKPLEEKLQYWLKEFDRCIRCYACRNACPMCICQDSCIAESREPHWISQRLTTEEKLMFHMIHAIHLAGRCVECGECERVCPMGIPVNKLKRKINLDMKELFDYVPGVNPDDKPPMYTFNVDELKIKEHKIG; encoded by the coding sequence GTGTCAATAGAGAAACTCAGAGATGTAGTAAAAAAAGTTTTAGAAGAAGTAGATGTTGTTATAGGATATACAGAAGGTTTTGATAAAATTCATGCAACACCTCATTTTATAGATTCACCTCAAGAGATAGATAAATTAATATGGTCACCAATCTGTGTCCATAATCTAACAACATATCTCCCTTCGCTAAAGAAAAAGGTAGGTGTTGTTGTAAAGGGCTGTGATAGCAGGACTATCGTCCAGTATATGCAAGAAGGGCTTATAAATAGGGATAATGTAAAGATAATTGGGATCCCATGCCAAGGAGTAATAAGTATAAAGAGGCTATCTAAGGCCATAGATTATGCAAATATAGATGATATCATTTTTGATAATGATAAAGTCATAGTCAAGACTGATAAAGGCGACAAAACAATTGCTTTGGCAGATATAATGCCTGATAAGTGTAAAACATGCCAGTATCCTACACCGGTTATTTATGATTATCTTGTAGGAGACCAGATAAAATCAAATAAACCTGAAGAAGGCGTCTATGAAGACATCTTAGAATTAGATAAAAAACCATTGGAAGAAAAGCTTCAATACTGGCTCAAGGAATTTGACCGTTGCATACGGTGTTATGCCTGTAGAAATGCATGCCCTATGTGCATTTGCCAGGATAGCTGTATAGCAGAAAGTCGTGAACCCCACTGGATAAGTCAGAGACTTACCACAGAAGAAAAGCTCATGTTTCATATGATACATGCTATCCATCTGGCAGGAAGATGCGTAGAATGTGGTGAATGTGAAAGGGTATGTCCTATGGGTATACCGGTCAATAAGCTTAAAAGAAAGATAAATCTCGATATGAAGGAATTGTTTGATTATGTCCCTGGTGTAAATCCTGATGATAAACCTCCCATGTATACATTTAATGTAGATGAGTTGAAAATCAAGGAGCATAAGATCGGATGA